Within Bactrocera oleae isolate idBacOlea1 chromosome 6, idBacOlea1, whole genome shotgun sequence, the genomic segment AATTCtttattagaaattattctATCAAGTGAGTGAGTGGGTTAGTTATCGGTTAAAGTTTTTAAGATAAACGCGTGTCTTGTTATCTTAAATTCTCTTTTTGTTGGTGAACGAAGAGTGAGTTCGCAAGTTTTGGTAGCTGTTGCGGGGACTGTGTTGTTCAATCCGGTCACTTGTGCGTTTTTCTTGAATGTGGGTATGTTCAATTTTCTGTGGAACTTCTCGGAAATGAACGTAGCTTCTGACCCAGAGTCGATTAGTGCTCGAGCTGTATATAATTGCCCTTTGTAAAAAACTTGCACTATGGCAGTACCTAGCAAAACCTGCTTCCTACTTGAGTTATGTGGGTCTTGAGTTTTATTTTCAGTGGATTGTAAGAGGGTTTTGTAGGCTTGCGGGACTAAGGGTTTGGGAGGTACGAATATTGGTAGAGTCAAGAGGCGGGTTCGAGGCTCTTGATCCTTGCGGGAGAGATTGGGAGCGGAATGAGGCCTCCATATGCAGAAGAGTGTTATGTTTCTTTCTACATATTCTGCATGAGTATTTGCTCTTGCAATCCTTGAAGCTATGCGATAATGCAAGGCAATTAAAACAgtaaccattattttttattacggttATTCGGGTCTCGACATTCATTTGTAAAAACTTTGGGCATTCTCGAATGGAATGTTGAGTTCTACATAATTTACAACTCTCAATGTCCTTGGGTTTTTTTGAGATGATACTCCCTCTTACAGGGTTTTCACTAGCGTGTAAATCAATTCGAAGTTCCAGAGACGTTCGCGTGAAAGGTATTAAATTTGCTGTCTTTTCCTTTTCTATAAGGCCCACTGTCGTGTTGGGTAACTGGAACGGGGTCAGTTAGATTTCCTACTGCTTTCAAAGATTTGTATCTATGGGTGAGAAACGCGTCGAAAGTTTTCCATGATGGTATTTCGGAGTTGTCTTCTAGGGTATCCTCAAATTGATGAAGTAAAATTTTAGGTAGTTTCAATCCACATAAGAAGATTAAGATTGGGTCCCAACTAGTCGTGTCTATGTATACATTATGAAGATTTGTAAGACAATTGTTGACGGTTCTCTGAAGGTGTTTAATAGCGCTTCCACTTTCCTGGTTTGCTTGGGGTAAAttgatcaaaatttttaattgcgcgTTGACTTGAACTCGCTTTGTTTTCGTATTGCGATACCAGGTCCCTCCATGCCATCAAGAAACCATTATTTGTTAATGGTCCGTTTTTAACTATTGCTCTTGCTTCTCCTCGGGTTTTTTGAATTAggtgaaacattttatattatattgtaagtacgtacttatgagcaatttaaacatatatatatgttaggtGTATGTACGGATTGGTACCAAGAGTAACGCTACTTGgctctcaaaaaatatatattatatattgtaagtacgtacttatgtatgtattatgagtAAAGTGCTAAACGGAATATGGCAATAATAAATTCCCAAATACTTTGCACTTAATACCTGTTAAGCacaagatttattttattatatatatttggggaaaactttagtttcgcatcccacgatttcaggggtAAGaagggtatggttggatagaggagattctccagatctcgaatatatataattattgccggaaacttatagttttcgagatatttgcattttaagttgaaaatttcacaaatttcattttacaatttctcgatttatggttatcttttcttttatattatgcacctattacacactaacacttcactacaatgtttctacatactatttattttatattaaatatttaagtatttgctttaaataagcattcaatttttacacaattttcgtaatatgaacaataacaaatgggttccatgttgtcagataataagtgttgccatatccaaacggatgaaagccatcaaaataaataaaaaacccaatcactctctacaaaatattatgaacttaattttccattttaataaaagaaaaaggttttatggcttaaacgtatgttttattgcatctgataatttcacaaatggatcatgatgctgatttactatatttttacgccataaGTAttcgtatataaaattttcaaaatcttcactgttattgTAATTATCCTTAAtgaaaattgaagtttatagagagtgatatattctctttaacattactttttttttagttaagattttttatttgcactggcggccttcggccgcgcttcaaaaaaataaccctggtcggtccaacaccggggtgttcataattcaatcgcgtcaaacttctttctgcactggcggccttcggccgagcttcaaaaaattaaccctggtcggtccaacaccggggtgttcataagtattcgtatataaaattttcaaaatcttcaccGTTATTGTAATTATCCTTAAtgaaaattgaagtttatagagagtgatatattctctttaacattactttttttttagttaagattttttatttgcactggcggccttcggccgcgcttcaaaaaaataaccctggtcggtccaacaccggggtgttcataatttaatcgcgtcaaacttctttcacCTCACGCTTTAAAAAaaaggacaaaaaaaaaaaggctttaaaaaaataaccctggccaatccaataccataatttatcaatagaagggaatgaacaaaattatagttcatgtatttggggtaatCCTCTcttattgttcattttaattcgctttcacaatatatatttatatatatatatataatagatatgacaacacttattatctgacaacatagaagccatttgttattgttcatattacgaaattaaatgcttatttaaagcaaatacttaaatatttaatataaaataaatatgtagaaacattgatgtgaaaagttagtgtataataagtgcataatataaaagaaaaaataaccataaatcgggaaattataaaatgaaatttgtgaaattttcaacttaaaatgcaaatatctcgaaaactataagtttccggtggcaataattatatatattcgtgatctggataatctcctctatccaaccatacccctcttaacatCCTATTTTTCTACGTTGATTGTTATgctagaaaaagtaaaaaaaatagttaaaaataaatttataaaattttacaaatttatgtcAACTTACCTCTGTCCTTTAAACATGCAAATTACTTGCATATTTCACTAGTATTTTTATTTCCCTTTCTGCGATGTTTCTATTGGCATTAATGaccaatatattttttccttcgcactcattcaatatttatttatatgggaaataaaaaatctgttaagtaaaagtaagaaagggctaagctTGGAAGTAACCGAACATATTATACTCTGGCAACTTGtaaggatcaaagcagggaaaaaaatttcaaatgttaagaaaacattattttaaaaaatgttgtgcaacaattaaacattaattattcgatgaaatcgtagatggattacaatcaaatttggtattttattaagttatattataggtcacagactcacttagttttattactatattatacttctcgtcagctaaaattgtattaaaataatcttCCAATAAGATAAGTATATGGGAtctaaactcaactgaagaagatAAGTTGGAGCCAGAGGAtcgcaatttattattttagggatatatAAGGACCaatgtctagaccaatttcattcattttcctTGTaaaaaaacttgttcatttaattatatgaaaataattatatgggaagtcggaaattattatacagatTATATTGCGGACAGAAGAAGGGATGCGCtgattgagttaattttgacattgctgaggtatacttaagatcatattttcaaccaattttacaaatatataactcacacattcaACGACATGTCCGGCATTAGgtttgaaaaaaacgaaaacaacgGGTAATTCgaagactaaattcacatattttcggcattaaactatagtacagCTATACTTTAAGTGTGTTCCGCGGAACCCTAGGGTTCCGTGATACCTCTGTCGGGGTTCCAcaagaatttagaaaaaaaaaatcaaaagaccTATCTCTGAGACAAAACGCTATgaacgttatttatttttttatttgtatttgtacaaaCATGTGTTACAATAGCTGGTACAAAATGTCATAAGTTTGGTATCAACAATTTTTTACTTGTACAACCCGTTCGCTCTAAGTTTGCCGGTCTGTGTAATGCGCGTACCCTCCCCCATGTGACAACAAAACTTATAATGTGTCATAGTTTTAcccaaatacatacacaatttttgttgttcgAACGTACTTAAGTTTGCCGCTGGCGATAGGTCATACCTTGAATACTTGTGAGCGCGCAGTTTCTTTGATAAAAGCCGCCTCTGAATTAGCACTATAGTTGTCAACAAGCGACTTTCGCCTCTAACTTTTAAAGGATAAACTCGATATTGTTTTCaacgcaatttttaaatttctgtttttatttttgctttttgtttatcaAAAGCACCGACTCGAGTATTTTTGAGAATATTCGAGATCGAGTCTAGGACTAAGTATAAAAGCGGCGATTGCGCGTCGCGCGTCGTCAGTTGACGATTAGCGTTCGGAGCGATAAGTTACTACCTACTTACAAGCTCGCTAGCGAGAAACTAGTGTTCATTGTTTTACTGCCTGCTGTATTCTGTTGTCTCAGTTTTATCGGTACATTTCTTCACTATAGGTGCTAAATTTAGTCTCTTATACGCAGTAACTATTGTGCATTATTTAAACCCCACTATCCTGACGTGTaacattataaataaagaagaaTGGAACGTTGGCTTAAAGGTGTTAAACGTGTTGCAATAACATCTTCTAATAACGCTGAATGTTCAAAAGCAGTGCGCGCGAAGAATATAGCAATCACCGATCCAGAAGATGATGCCTCGACGTCAAGCTTGACGgtttcaaaaacgaaaataaggaAGTATGATGAATCTTATATCAGTTTCGGATTTGTTGATTCCAACGGCTCACCTCTCTGCATGCTCTGTAGTAAACTGCTTCCTAATAGTTCCATGGCACCTGCCAAATTGCGCCGACATTTAGAAACTGTACACCCCGAGTCTAAAGACAagaataaagaattttttgttcgcaaaaaatatcagttattagaaagtcaaaaaaatatGATGCATGTAACACAAACTATCAACGAAAAGGCCACGGAGGCATCATATTTAGTTAGCTATCGCATTGCACAAGCAGTTGAAGCGCACACTAGCGCTGAGAATTTAATAAAACCATGTGTATTAGACATAACAAAATGTATGCTCGATGAAAAATCTGCAAAGCATCTATCTACTGTTCCGCTATCAAACGATACTGTTTCACGACGAATCCATGATCTGGCAAACTACGTCAAACAAGAACTAGTTACACGTCTACAAAATACACGATTCGCCTTGCAAATGGACGAGTCGACTGATGTCGCTGGTTTGGCTACCCTGCTGGTTATTGTGAGATATCTATATAAAAGTTCTTTTGAAGAAGACATGCGTATGTGTTCACCGCTGCTTACAAACACTACCggggaagaaatttttaataaaataaatatattctttgaagaaaataatCTCAGTTGGAACAATTGTATTGACATTTGTACAGATGGGGCCAAGGCGATGACATGTAAAACAGCAGGAGCAGTGTCACGAATGAAAAATAAAGCACCTAATTGTAGTTCCAGTCATTGTATTCTGCATAGACAACCACTTGCGATGAAGCAAATGCCGTCAAATCTAAAATTAGTTATGGATAAagctgtaaaaataattaattttattaaatcacGACCACTACAATCCCGATTGTTCTCATTATTGTGTGAAGATTATGGCAACAAACATAAAACACTGCTGCTCCATACAGAAGTGCGATGGCTGtctcggggtaaaactttaacAAGGCTATTTGAACTCAGAGCCGAGTTACAAATGTTTCTTTCAGCACATACTTCTTTTAATTTGAAGGACCGTTTGTATGATAAAAATTGGTTGTTTCGATTGTCTTTTATGGCGGATATCTTTCAAAAACTTAACGAATTGAATTTATCGTTGCAAGGCAAACAGGTAACAGTGTTTCAGgcctataataaaataactgcttttaaaagaaaattagatttttggaTCATTTGCATTggtaagaaagaaataaaaagctttacgttaCTCGGTGAGTTTATAAGCGAAAACGACTTAGAAATGTTCGAAGAtgatatgtttgcagaattggtCAATTATCTCAGTTCGTTGCGCGCAtcttttgaaaagtattttcccgaagaacacaatacaaaaattaaagtgaattcATGGATTCATAATCCTTTTTTACCtaatttggaaaagcctgaaaacaTGTCAAACGAGATATATGATCTCTTTTAGAAATGTCATCCGATACAAGTATGGAGTCACTATTCAAAATGACGCCTCTCAATGAATTTTGGTGCAGAATCCAAGATGAATATGCAATGCTTGGCCAAATGGCTCTGGATATTCTTCTCCCGTTCCCAACTACATATTTGTGCGAGACAGGATTTTCTACTTATgcagccacaaaaacaaaatatcgcaaTAGACTGGACGCCGAAGCTGATATGAGACTCCAACTTTCTTCCATCAAACCTGATATCAACCaattgatgaaaaataaaaaacagtttcaTACCTCGCACTAgttagattttttcttttttaaagttttctattATTGTCCTTGCCAAGTGGTGAAGTGAATAATAATTAGTCACTGTTACATTTTCCTTTTATTATGCTGATTAATAAAGAATACacttataaaaacaattgtttcATTGTAGGATTCCATCAAGTATTTTGCTTCCCAAAAGGGTTCCgtcattaaaaaagtttgagaaccactgctatagtatatccaatattatacgttgaaCTATAGTTCAtggttaattttgctaagatatcttacatattgactgatatacttgtatatggcataaggccaaccggaagtttgaaaatcttatgttaGCTTTATAAGAGATAGgggtaatattgacccgattttatctatttttggcaatacaacatacAGGTTGATTGAAAAgcttctgcgctcgaaatgaaaaaataccgtttttggtacgaaatatattgtaaaagtaGAAGTCCGTGGTCTTCGAAAAAGTTACATAACTTGAAAAAcggaaaaactcgagcctttaaacatttaaaaaaaaccgtaagtaatccaaaactccacaactccaaacgcaggattttcaaatttccgtctgcgatgaaatacaaatctatcatttcaactgacaatgttttcaatatgtttgcagaatttttcaagtcaaaatactgtaataattcttccaaaactttttcttatcagcacgtgctgtgttcgaatactttaattaacgctccaattatttctgaagaagacgtcctacttaattgaaataagttaaaaccatcttttagttacggcccaaacatgataccctcatgcttcctaaaaaatagtgccaaatatatttacttgcctttgacaaggatatttaattcctctcttaaacacggtatatttccttcaatatgaaaacagtcatttataattccactgcataaaagtggatttagatccaacattgaaaactatagaagtatcgcaaaactatcagttatacctaaactttttgaagcaatcatcactgaccatataaccttttcgatttcacCGTTAATTTCCTAATCTCAGCATGGAGTTCGTAacgggaaatcgactctaacaaacttgcttgaatttataaaccatgtatcattgggttttagggaataTAAGCaaacggatgttatatacacagactttagcaaagctttcgataaagtaaacctctcgattctcatacataaacttgatctgctgggctttcagccaagatttcttcaatgggtagcttcctatctttataacacaacgagtgatatttgaggatacaccttcagatacaattaatgtttcttcaggtgttccgcaaggtagtcatcttggcccgattctgttgttgttgtttattaacgatatttcttcagtaattgaattctcaaaaattttattatacgctgacgacgtaaagctttttaaatcatacacttcaactgaacaaaggtgtctgttgcaaacagacttaaacaacatggttgcatggtgtgatagaaatgatgtgccattgaatctgaataaatgtaagactatgtgcttttcccgtagatctgtgcacccctcttcttatgtaataaaacaccttATTCTAGAGCAAGCTTTTAACTATtgtatgttgatttgggagttaatatagACCCTAAGCTTAGTTTAAGTCTTCATATTGATCCCACGGTCTTAAAAGCAGtcctgtcctcagttttgttaaacgttggtctaaagaatttagagacccgtatattactaaaacactttttacaactttggttagacctatattggaatatggctctgttgtgctaggaaccctaactaccaaatccattgtgacaagttagagtctgttcaaaaacaatttttactttttgccttagcgcatttccgatgggattctaagGTAAgcctacctccatacactagtcgtttaaaacttattaatctacctacactttctagtcgtagggaaatgcttggcataatattcttagtgaaaatcttgaatagAACAGTTTGTAGTTCtattctcctgtctgaaattaaatttaatatcccgattcgcttttcgaggcagtttagacctttactgttaaaatcctgtagattaaattttgaactaaacgagccattccgctgtatacatacatatgtcatgattttaattctcattccagcacatttgacttatctgactcacttttcaaaattaaaaagactttattgttttctcttaatgaatgcaaatgtaacaatatattatattgtaactataaatcttagctgttgaaatttttgtttctgtagctgagcagttttagatctcaacacttaaaaaactgtcttgtcttttctgactcggctaattccgcacgtatgcggattgcgcccctcgcgtcggtttggcgggaggagggtaatcgttgggttattattaaaatatatttttttattcaatataatctcccttaacttcagtACACTTATTCTATTGattttccaataattttatgcctccctataatgactttccggaagctggGTAAATACCCGTCTAGGGCTGTAAtagctttttcattcgacgaaaaaagctttccacgaaATAATTGTTTCAGTTTTCTGAGgaagtagtagtcgctgggagccaaatctgaaTACGTATTTTAATTCGTTCagttttgtcattgttaaaacaccatTGGTGCATTGTCTTTATAaaagaattatttatttgtgctgcaaaccacgtcttttctcacaaattttttcatccagctgatccaaaaggctgcaataatatttggagttgattgttttacctttctgcagataatcaatcaaaaaGATTCCTTTCGCATCCCACAAAACTGATACCATAactttctttgctgatcgttgtgacttcacctgctttggaacTGAACAACCAGTTGTAAACGTTCTTgattcaatttaggatcatggtggtagatacAAAGCTCATATATAGCTCCATAGTTATTAAAttacgcaagaaatcggttaaATACTgattaaaacgctccaaattatgatcagaaattattattgttttcgatccagttttggttgaattgttaacgtgttgggcactaactttccaaacagcttttagATATGTAATTCTccttgtaaaatatgaagtactcgttcgtttGAAATGCTTTtgacattagcaatttcacgcttagtcaaacttggatcttcactaacaatattaggaacatgctcaatgatttctggtgtggttgcggtacttgtacgaccacgtttaagtTCACcaacccaaaattcaacggtgcggtGAGGACtctttatacacttctaacaattgttcataaattccctttgcttttaaacctttcaaaacaaagaatctaatcactgggcgatattcaatttttttttcatattaaaaaaatactctgacaggtcaacttcaaatggcttgtaaacgaagaattaattgacagaatgacttgtaacttttcATGTGTTcttacgacagatgtaccaTCATGTTGAGAaaaggcacaaagatacacttttattaggaaaatacgctctctcatttttattgagataactcacatattggctgatatatgcggtataaggttacacggaagttcgaaaatatttacattaaatatagggggctaagggaaatattgacccgattcaccCTATTTTTAATACGCAGACATACTATCATCAGAAAATCATTCTCTCcgaattatatatctcacacattgaccgatattttcgataaaacgtcaactataggcacttggGTCCGCATATTccgtacctaggggcttgaacagtttttgttagatttgaacaatttttggtaataaggtAGCACATTTTATAGggactattcgtgcaaagttttattccgatatactaattggtgctttatttgtatactagaATGTGAAagaagatggaatttaaaattgtgttacatgggaagtaggcgtggttgtgatcCGATTTTCTCTCTGTTCTTCGCACTGTAACATCGGAATATTGTAAGAATGTGTTGTAATGAGTTTGGTTAAAATCAGTCGAGCAGATTCCGAGATacatgtgatttcacctaaaagtgggcggtgtctgacgcatttagttactgatttacacttttagtagtttttaacaaaaccgctacATAGGGAGTTCGAggggttattatccgatttccggttgaaaatatttactgtgcaaatttgggtgatatagcttatTGGTTtgggatatacatatttatattaaacttattGGGGATCACGCCCACTCTTTCAAGATTTTCAAATTACAGGTGCCCCTCCTTAATTAgattcgttgtgccaaattAGAGCTCTGTATCTTAATATACTatggcttagttatagcactttacacgttttagattaatggcgttttgtgggcgtggaagaCAAGAATTTGCGAGAAGCTCCCTGGAATGTCCGACTTATTAAAAATGACGCGATCAGTGTGGCACGCAAATGATACATCGTTCGCTGCTCTTTTCGCGTAAGCTCCTGTGAAATAGTACAAAACGAATTgcataataaacatttttttaggaGGCCTTTAACCAAAAAGCACATACAAAAAGTGGACAAGGTGATGAAAGAACATCTACGATGAGCCCGCTCTATAATTCTTTGAAGTTGATCAAGCCGACTTGGCATGTTGAAGCCAAATAACacttcaaatttaataaatgtaagtatatacatacgtacacatagccaataaagtctgcgttcatccgaaacatttttttaagtgaagtaaaaccacaatgtaaatacataggtaaatcagttaaaattgtttgcatgtatttcttctttatattcttaaatttaaaatgcaagaacaaaaatgtgtattcctattttcatttttgagataacgggattttagtgtaataacaattaaa encodes:
- the LOC118682526 gene encoding zinc finger BED domain-containing protein 5, with the protein product MERWLKGVKRVAITSSNNAECSKAVRAKNIAITDPEDDASTSSLTVSKTKIRKYDESYISFGFVDSNGSPLCMLCSKLLPNSSMAPAKLRRHLETVHPESKDKNKEFFVRKKYQLLESQKNMMHVTQTINEKATEASYLVSYRIAQAVEAHTSAENLIKPCVLDITKCMLDEKSAKHLSTVPLSNDTVSRRIHDLANYVKQELVTRLQNTRFALQMDESTDVAGLATLLVITSASSPGMDGSDPAASSKPSQGNYASVTANIATDLPADPIEYIVDPQPTGPCKGNSTYSDQL